Proteins from one Haloarchaeobius litoreus genomic window:
- a CDS encoding DUF6498-containing protein, with protein sequence MSPTDDHTTRRLELAALVVANALPVVGVLALDWTVSTVLVLYWLETGVVLARGAVAGLFAGRPPATEAGLWAPFEDLADKRGGIDLPAGLPPVSPGNVPAVVGTLWVLLLLWPLGGVGLAVLGPDRLLAAGTAGTVALALVGIVLANAVDLADAVRSGRYTDRPVHAAIPRGRILGLLVLLLAAAAFANPPRDATVSGPPLVFVAVVGAKLLVDLGGLLAATGSVPRLSRLVDRAAESPTPAAVDVPDGEPTDRVRTDATAVRLRGVGLGLVYAVLPPSGLALLAGCFFAWVVAGPPGAVVVGVAVVGGSVLVRVLEQKVLYGHLEYRIYDEGVLAYDRLLDEPQWFVPRHDVVDTRTSDGLLGDRLGYGTGVLRLRRREGADARLVFLSDTERVLSSLGR encoded by the coding sequence ATGTCTCCGACAGACGACCACACCACGAGACGGCTCGAACTCGCAGCGCTCGTCGTAGCGAACGCCCTCCCCGTCGTCGGCGTCCTCGCGCTCGACTGGACGGTCTCGACGGTGCTCGTACTCTACTGGCTGGAGACCGGGGTCGTCCTCGCTCGCGGCGCGGTGGCGGGCCTGTTCGCGGGACGTCCTCCGGCAACCGAGGCCGGCCTCTGGGCACCCTTCGAGGACCTCGCCGACAAGCGCGGCGGCATCGACCTCCCTGCCGGACTCCCCCCGGTGTCCCCCGGGAACGTGCCCGCCGTCGTCGGGACCCTCTGGGTGCTGCTCCTCCTCTGGCCCCTCGGGGGCGTCGGCCTGGCCGTCCTCGGTCCCGACCGTCTGCTGGCGGCCGGGACCGCGGGGACCGTCGCGCTCGCGCTCGTCGGAATCGTCCTCGCCAACGCCGTCGACCTCGCCGACGCGGTGCGGTCCGGGCGCTACACCGACCGCCCCGTCCACGCGGCCATCCCGCGCGGGCGAATCCTCGGCCTGCTCGTCCTGCTACTCGCCGCTGCGGCGTTCGCGAACCCCCCGAGGGACGCGACCGTCTCCGGCCCGCCTCTCGTCTTCGTCGCCGTCGTGGGTGCGAAGCTGCTCGTCGACCTCGGCGGGCTGCTCGCCGCCACTGGGTCGGTCCCGCGGCTCTCGCGACTCGTCGACAGGGCCGCCGAGTCCCCGACGCCAGCGGCGGTCGACGTCCCCGACGGCGAGCCGACCGACCGCGTCCGGACCGACGCGACCGCCGTCAGGCTCCGGGGCGTCGGCCTCGGACTGGTGTACGCCGTGCTGCCACCGTCCGGGCTGGCGTTACTCGCCGGCTGTTTCTTCGCGTGGGTGGTCGCCGGACCACCCGGCGCTGTCGTCGTCGGCGTCGCGGTCGTCGGCGGGAGCGTCCTCGTCCGTGTCCTGGAACAGAAGGTGCTCTACGGTCACCTGGAGTACCGCATCTACGACGAGGGCGTCCTCGCCTACGACCGATTGCTCGACGAACCACAGTGGTTCGTCCCCAGGCACGACGTGGTGGACACCCGGACGAGTGACGGTCTCCTCGGGGACCGACTCGGCTACGGAACGGGAGTGCTGCGGTT